TGGATGCCAACTTGATCAATGTGGACAGGAAGTTCTTACATTTCTTCACATTCTCCATTGTCtcctgccaaaaaaaaagaaaagaatcatgTTTCATCTCAGAATATCCATGCCACACATCGCAGCATGCTGGGTTTAGCACAACTCACTTTGCTCACTGTTACTGAGGTAACTGTGGTCCCAGCCGTTTGGCTGACAGTCCTGGGGGTCATTCCTGGTACTGCAGCCCCGACTGAGCTCTGGGAGGACAGACAGCGACATCACAACAGGTTATTTAGGTTGCTGAAACGTCTCAAAATGAGTGTGGGGTTTCGGAGATACTTCTAAGACGATCAAGTGCATCAAACATGAGGTTCAGAGGAAACAAGAGCGCTTCTCCAGAACTGAATCTCAGCTGGGTGCCCCTCCTCAAAAAATAACTTGAACATAGATGGTTTTAAGAGGTCAGTTTGTTGGAGGAAGTGGTCTAATCACCTAATAACATGGCCGAACACTTCTGTATGGTCACTGCCTGCTCTCCAGCTGGCTGATTAAAGTCCCGTAAACATTTCTATGAAATGAGCCTTAAAACTCAACAACTAAAGccaattatttaattattttgttgaCTTCTTTTGGCaaacgttaaaaaaaacaagtaaatgtgAAGAGGACGTACAAGtttcaaatttttattttcatgtcccGATTTTGACTTCAAATTTGGTGATGAACTGACAAGCAGGTgttaaaattacagttttaacCAAAATCCTGCAACAAGTTATTATGACGTATGACTTTTCGTTCCTCcatcaaaaaaataaacatgtatcTTGCTTTCTTGTCCATTTTGCAcctaataaattaataaatgaattgaGGCATTCTGTCCAGTGTCAGCGATCAACATGACCTCTGGCTGCTGGAATTTATAGAATATCTCTTTAGAAATAAACGTATTTCCTCTGAGTCTGGGTCTCCATTCAACTAAAGTGAATCCAGGAATCAAGGTCCAGGATTCTCTTCTAGAGAATGAGAGTGTGCACCCTTTTTATTGTAGGAAAATGAACTCTTAAGACCCTTCTAGTGTCACTTTGACATATAAACCAGCGGTGATATTGtgtatttataatataataatacacaGACGATCAGTGAATGACACAAAATGTGAAACAAGCCAAATGAACATAATCAGAAGGAATTTGACGAGGGGTCACCTGAAGGATGGGAGGTCGGTGAAGAGTGGTGGTCGCAGCGAGTGACGTCGGGGCTGGACAGCTCTGACGGATGATGGTGCTGGGAGCCACTTGTCTGTTGATGATGGTGTTTCCAGGAGCCTGAGGAGGCACAAACACCCATTTCATCAAACTAGAAAATATTGTTTATGACGAAATACATTCATATCTATATGTCTGTTATAGTGTTGCATAAAGTAAGACTAATTACACAACACAATAACTTTTAATATTAGTAATTAATCAATATTCTACTCAACAGGTGCTTCGCTGAGCTGTAGGCAGGGAGACAAGCGGAACACGGGCGATGATACCGACGTTGGCGCAAAAGTGAGACATGATGGTTGCTGATATAAAACTCTTCCTGGGACAGACTGAGCGATCTTACCTGGCCAGGAGGCACGTTTGTTGGCGTGGTGGTCCGAGGTGCCATCCCTCCCTgggcctgagcctgagcctgggCCTGGGCCTGCATCTGGGCCAGAGCCTGCTGGGGAATCATCAGCAGCTGTCCACTCTCACTGCGCACAAGCACCATCCCTGAAGCAAGTCAGGAAATAAAAAGAGGCAACGGATCTCGCAAAGTGGTCACCATGAAGCATAACAAACCAGACATGTAGTGTCATTGAACACATTCTGTATTATTATAATccttaaatgtttatttttacaatcACTGATGAGAGGCAAATGAAAATCACCCCACTTTGGTGCATCAGTCAAGTGTGGAAATAAAAGTCTGTGCACAGAAAAAGTTCTGATTTCACTCACCAGGGGGGAGCTGGATGTTGTGTACACTGGGCTGACCCGGGGAGGTGTGGGGGAGCCTTGGGGCCAACATCTGAGGCGTCAGGGCTCGGATCCCGCCTGCTACCGTCACGGGAGTCCGCGGACCAGTGGTGACAACCGGCTGCGGTGCTGACTGTATTATTGTCGTGGGTGGCTCTGCCTTGATTATGTGCGACACCGAGTTGCACGGctggctgttgttgttgttgttgtttacaaGCGGGGTCGGTGCGCTGATACCTGCGTGACCTGCTGCACCTGCAGCCACGGCCGGACTCGCATTGTTGCTCCCATTCAAAGTTGCGCCCGACCCCGCGGTTTGCATAGGCGGCCTGACGAGCGTCACAGTGGGTCCCGGTGCCTGGCTCACAGGCTGAGCCGGAGGGACAACACTCAGGGGAGGCGTCTGGATTACACTGTTTGACGACGGGGGCATTATCGCACCGGCCAGCCCTTTTGGCATCACCGGTCCGCCGCTGACAGCCGTGGCAGAGATAGCAgtgctgctgccgccgctgtTACCGGCGCCACTTGTCGCTGTCGTCCCCAAGAGAGGAGCAGCGCTTCCTGAATTGTGAGAGCTCATAGTTTGGCTCCCATTGAAAGTCTGCGCTGAGTACGAGCCCACTTTCCCCTGGTCATTAGGGAGAGGAGTTACACCGCCGCTAACAACAACAAGTGTTTTGCCGGGGTCGTGTCCCGTGGTGGAGTCCGTGCTGGCCGTCGACGCATCCATAGTTGGACCATGGGGACCCCGTTAGGACGAGACCCCCTGCGCTTCAACTTGTTGAGAAGGAGCACAAACAACCTTGAATGTGACGGGGACAGGACTCTGACACATGTGCTGTTTCCCTCCGTCAGCCTGCTTTTCGTGTACGCtcggagagacaaagaggaaaacaacattaGTAGTTACAGCGTACCTGCTTCGGCAAACCGTCTTGACCGAGTCCCAGCTGGACATTAGCTCGCGCTACCCGCTTGTCCCGGAACTACAGCCATGTAATTACCAGTGGTTGTTGTGACACAAGAAACGACAGCTGTGGCTCTACAGACCGCACAGGATGACAAACTACCGCTTTATTCACCTCTGTGTGTACAGGAGGCTCATCCAGCGGGCCGGGGCCAACCGCCATCTTCACACTCCTGCGAGCTTGTGAGAGAAGTGAGGTACTTACCAACTGACGTGCGCATGCGCACAGCGGCTCAACGTCTCCGAGCAGTTGGCCTCGgcgcgctctgattggctgccggACGTTCTAAAAGGCGGAACCAATGGCTCCGGCTGTCATTCCGGAGGATGCGGGAGACGGACCAACATCGAAGCGGAGACGAAGGAGATTTCACCGAATGTCGCCTCCTCGGCTGCCTGTTTGTCCCGTTAATATAACTATCCCGCTTCAGATTTGTACCGTGCGGCTGTTGGTTGAGTGATAACGTGGTTTGCAACAAGCCAACACGCCGAATTTCAGAGTCCAGTCGCTCTCGGTGCGCCGAGCAAGatggctgcagtgtttttggccaGCGAGTGAAGTTGCTGTTGTAATGAGGCGTTTGAAGGCGCCCCACCCTCCCTGTCAGAGAGGAAGCCTTCAGCAGTCTCAGGGCTTAGTGTGGATCAGCTccacagaaatgcaaaacacagccataaaaaaaaaaaaaaatcactttcattcatgcatttaattaaaaaaacaaaaacaaatgtagaaTATGTTGCATGTGCAATTTAAGCTCCAAATGTACTGTTCATCTGATAGGACCCTTAATATAAGATAAGAAGCTTTATTTACGCCACACCGGCGAAAtttacttgttacagcagcagaggggacagagaaggtgcagaaacaaagtgccagtaacagaagtagtgcaaaaagAAGGGATGTAAtaagataaaagtaaaaatatgaggaaaaaatgttaaagatatacatgtgtgtattgcacaggcTTCATAACCACTGTAAAGTAATTTTCTGGaatgtaattttcatttttatgagcaATTAGAGcaaacaaatgtctttttttattatttaatatcaGTCACAAATGTTCCATGTGCCATTTTCACCCACAATTAAAAGCAATTTAAGTTCCAAATGTACCGTCCATTGGATAGGACACTTGTCCCACACCAgagaaattcacttgttacagcagcagagggaacagagaaggtgcagaaacaaagtgtcagtaacagaagtagtgcaaaaacatggaatataacaaatataagaATAGatacaaataaatcaatgaggaaaaaatgtaaaatgtatgcaTGTGGGTATTGCACAGGCTTCATAACTACTGTAAAGTAATTTTCTGGAATGCAATTTTCATTTATATGAGCAATTAGAGCAtccaaatctttatttttttttaaaaatcaatcacaAAATCAGTCACAAATGTTGCATGTGCCATTTTCACCCACAATTAGAATTAAAAAGAGAGTCTATTGATAGTCAAATGTTATAAAGAAAAGGGAAACTAAAGAAGGAAATTTGATATATAGGCTATTAAgtcaaataaagtgaaatataatTAGAATTAAATGTGCATTTCCAAATTCTCAATAGCtcctttttaacatttaattatggCCATGACCTTCCGGCCCATGGTCCACTTTGCCCACGGCTGCAGACCCACAGACTCTACTCTGGCGGTGTACGCCGCCAAGCTAAAGAAACTAACCCTGTTTTGCGCACAGGTGACCCATCCGCAGAGAGGCGCGTCACTGGCGATCGTTTAAAGCGCACAGGTGTCCGCTGATTGCGCACATTTTGCTGATTAGTTCATGTCTGAAGTGTGCCGTGGTTTATTCGCTCCTCTTTATCTAGTTTCACTGCAAACATGAGCGCTGGAGGAGGAACTCCTTACATTGGTAGTAAGATAAGTTTGATATCCAAGGCGCAGATTCGGTATGAGGGCATCCTGTCCTCTGTGGACACCGAGAGGTCCACGGTTGCTTTAGCCAAAGGTGGGTTGATTGGCCTGGCCAGCACGTGTGCTTTTCACCCTCTGACAATTTCTGTTATATCAAGTCGTGAACAAACTACTCAGGGGGGATGTAATgctaattattttaattattttcccaATTAACTTCATCTCCCAACAGTTAAATCCTATGGGACAGAGGACcggcacacagacagaccagtGCCCCCCAAAGATGAGATTTATGAATACATAATCTTCAGAGGAAGTGACATTAAGGACATCACTGTGTCTGAGCCGCCCAAACCACACCATGGACTGCCCCGTGACCCTGCCattgtacaggtgtgtgtggctcagagAGCTTTGGCTGACTTCTTTTTGTGCACTTGGCATTAATTAAAGCatcctttgttttccttttatcttCATTTTTGGGATTTTAGTCGTCCATTGGCAGCTCTTCTGCTCCGTATCACCCACGCTGGAATCCCTACAGAGACATGATGCCCACCTACGACCAGCTGGCCGCCAGTTCTCTACTCAACCAGCAGTACAACGCAGCACTGGGCCTAGGTATCATTAATGACATgctagtcttttttttctgtttgtcacaTGTGCCTGCAGTCGGTCGGGCTCCAACATGTCTGCTCCTGTTCCTTCAGTACCAGGACTTCACGGCATCCCAGCCCGCAGAGCTCCCATGGTCGAGCAGGCCGTCCAGACGGCTCCGTTGGCCAGCACGGCCCAGAGAAGGGGGAAGACGTCCACCCAGCCACAGGGCAGACAGCCCGCCCGTCCGGCCCAGCGCTCCGGCCGGGGCGGCTCCCAG
This region of Pempheris klunzingeri isolate RE-2024b chromosome 2, fPemKlu1.hap1, whole genome shotgun sequence genomic DNA includes:
- the LOC139215692 gene encoding protein LSM14 homolog B-like, whose product is MSAGGGTPYIGSKISLISKAQIRYEGILSSVDTERSTVALAKVKSYGTEDRHTDRPVPPKDEIYEYIIFRGSDIKDITVSEPPKPHHGLPRDPAIVQSSIGSSSAPYHPRWNPYRDMMPTYDQLAASSLLNQQYNAALGLVPGLHGIPARRAPMVEQAVQTAPLASTAQRRGKTSTQPQGRQPARPAQRSGRGGSQVQKENVPTSRAPSQPSAPKIQGQSTENQKQRQKQGSRRSRNRNRGQLLVKNSKATTLQFESDFDFETANAQFKDDLTKDVEVEKVDCGEAQDGQGMQQEEETLGEKYYDKAKCFFDNISSDLKPRRTTWAEEKKLNMETFGVPGRFLRGRGFRGRGHAGQSTAEQQPLPKIGSGRV